In the genome of Triticum urartu cultivar G1812 chromosome 5, Tu2.1, whole genome shotgun sequence, one region contains:
- the LOC125508705 gene encoding uncharacterized protein LOC125508705 translates to MEMETMEAGRKRERLMETGKSGRKRAGKKKASNALSFFMQLTIDSAKMVEEGRLKRAVARRNEENPGVAPIVPEALTEQERAALLQEEMAREKMLSRERSLQMHAERLREKEERPPAPPGPNQEDESEQDYNKYRQIWDMKWSKQYGSFEHTTSIPAMCFTDNPMPRFTVHQTTMQIFSVKVTEITGGLQWPLDVFGMIAMRDDLDHNRNIIFNRSRDNCQTLTQQGQHLVLTGPARAVVHEGHPSVYFEAILKVKGATCSEDRDLSLLISRCNIRQSPSKSLVGTRCYTSKLSTLELAYGIIVACAEATIGVEVVEGSWPEGFHGQLTACTASVPHMKVMLVDSGEKEAVAGDGGKMELSRRVVSVERSGQLVVCAVLSRGGEKVVEAETSFAPLEAGRSHDMLDVGLCKLRVTVAWSPILKGYPLRGFSLPSTKAVAS, encoded by the exons atggagatggagacgATGGAGGCGGGAAGAAAGAGAGAACGTCTGATGGAGACGGGGAAATCGGGGAGAAAGCGGGCGGGGAAAAAGAAGGCGTCGAATGCGTTGTCGTTTTTTATGCAATTGACGATTGATTCAGCGAAGATGGTCGAAGAGGGAAGGCTGAAGCGAGCTGTGGCGAGGCGGAACGAGGAGAACCCCGGCGTGGCGCCGATCGTGCCGGAGGCGCTCACGGAGCAGGAGCGGGCGGCGCTCTTGCAGGAAGAGATGGCGAGGGAGAAGATGTTGTCGCGCGAGCGCTCCCTGCAGATGCACGCGGAGAGGCTAAGGGAAAAAGAAGAGAGGCCCCCGGCGCCGCCGGGTCCGAACCAAGAAGACGAGTCTGAACAGGATTACAACAAGTACCGGCAGATCTGGGACATGAAGTGGTCCAAACAGTACGGCTCTTTCGAGCACACAA CATCGATCCCCGCCATGTGTTTCACGGACAATCCTATGCCTCGTTTCACTGTCCACCAGACCACCATGCAGATCTTCTCAGTCAAGGTCACGGAAATAACTGGCGGTTTACAGTGGCCCCTCGATGTATTTGGCATGATCGCCATGCGCGACGACCTGGATCATAATCGCAACATTATCTTTAACCGCTCAAGGGACAACTGCCAAACCCTCACCCAACAG GGTCAACATTTGGTTCTTACAGGTCCAGCTCGTGCTGTTGTGCATGAGGGGCATCCGTCTGTGTACTTTGAGGCCATTCTAAAAGTTAAGGGCGCTACCTGTTCAGAGGACAGAGATCTAAGCCTCCTGATCAGCCGCTGCAATATCCGTCAATCGCCATCCAAATCGCTTGTGGGCACCAGATGCTACACAAGTAAGCTCAGCACACTGGAGCTGGCATATGGCATCATCGTCGCTTGCGCCGAGGCCACCATCGGAGTCGAGGTGGTCGAGGGGTCATGGCCAGAAGGGTTCCACGGCCAGTTGACTGCATGTACTGCCAGTGTTCCCCACATGAAAGTCATGCTGGTCGATTCAGGCGAGAAAGAGGCCGTCGCTGGCGACGGCGGCAAGATGGAACTCTCGCGCCGTGTTGTCTCTGTTGAAAGGTCTGGGCAGCTCGTGGTTTGTGCTGTGCTGTCTCGTGGTGGCGAGAAGGTGGTGGAGGCTGAGACGTCCTTTGCACCATTGGAGGCTGGTAGAAGCCATGACATGCTTGATGTTGGCTTGTGTAAGCTGCGAGTCACGGTGGCCTGGTCGCCAATTCTGAAAGGCTATCCACTTCGTGGTTTTTCTCTACCTTCCACCAAGGCTGTTGCTAGCTAG
- the LOC125508707 gene encoding SWR1 complex subunit 6 encodes MDGEEENPGPFRRTSSRTRRMASRMASALSSSDNRAQAALARLDALESDNAGVEVVDLNDDEYGSTDEEDHVLMQKKQSKNMKRKTRQGKALEKRAVRSFMDVLQEANLEALPPHVPTYLRAAVGPPSTSSRRHYCSVCGNSSNYTCPRCGTRFCSCRCQVIHNDTRCLKFVA; translated from the exons ATGGACGGGGAGGAGGAGAACCCGGGGCCCTTCCGCCGCACGAGCTCGCGAACGCGGCGGATGGCCTCGCGCATGGCCTCCGCCCTCTCCAGCTCCGACAACCGCGCGCAG GCTGCTTTGGCTCGTCTTGATGCGCTTGAGAGTGATAATGCTGGGGTTGAGGTGGTGGATCTCAATGATGATGAGTATGGATCTACGGATGAGGAGGACCATG TTTTGATGCAAAAGAAGCAATCAAAGAACATGAAACGCAAGACAAGGCAAGGAAAAGCTTTGGAGAAGAGGGCGGTAAGATCTTTCATGGATGTTTTACAAGAG GCAAATCTGGAGGCCTTGCCACCTCATGTCCCAACATATCTGAGGGCTGCTGTGGGTCCACCGAGCACTTCATCCCGTCGCCATTACTGCTCTGTTTGTGGGAATTCTTCAAATTACACATGCCCCAGGTGTGGAACACGGTTCTGTTCTTGCCGCTGCCAAGTCATACACAATGACACTCGCTGCCTGAAATTTGTGGCTTGA
- the LOC125508706 gene encoding laccase-23-like, with protein MNCIAHKSSAGQQEGAEQCLVRMSSSVCSLSLLGLAAALLLCCSRPAIAKEQRHEFVIQEAAVTRLCNTRSIVTANGQFPGPAVEVNEGDSLVVTVVNNATYNVTIHWHGVRQMRTGWSDGPEFVTQCPIRPGGSYMYRFTVAGQEGTLWWHAHSSWLRATVYGALIVRPRDPVPYPFDFHGELAPIMLGEWWDMNPIDVIRTATRTGAAPNVSDAITVNGQPGDLYNCSSQDTAVFPVKSGETNLLRFINAALNTELFVSLAGHTMTVVGADASYLKPYNATVIVLGPGQTTDVLVTFDQPPGRYYLAARAYASAQGVPFDNTTTTAIFDYGAGGTASPAMPTLPAYNDTATVTTFTTSLRNLHSVGLPSAVDEDLFFTVGVGLFNCSSGQNCGGPNNTRFAASINNASFVLPSTVSILQAHYQGDAAATGVFTTDFPANPPVQFDYTAQNVSRALWQPVPGTKVYKLKYGSVVQIVLQGTNIFAGENHPIHTHGYDFFILAEGFGNFDAATDTAKFNLDDPPMRNTVGVPVNGWAVIRFVADNPGVWLMHCHLDVHITWGLAMAFLVEDGVGELQSLGAPPPDLPIC; from the exons ATGAATTGCATTGCACACAAATCAAGTGCTGGTCAGCAGGAGGGAGCAGAGCAGTGTTTGGTCAGGATGTCGAGCTCAGTCTGCTCCCTGTCGCTCCTTGGCCTTGCTGCCGCTCTTCTTCTCTGCTGCTCCCGGCCTGCGATCGCCAAGGAGCAGCGCCACGAGTTCGTG ATCCAGGAGGCGGCGGTGACGAGGCTGTGCAACACGCGGAGCATCGTGACGGCGAACGGGCAGTTCCCGGGGCCGGCGGTGGAGGTGAACGAGGGTGACTCCCTCGTCGTCACCGTCGTCAACAACGCCACCTACAACGTCACCATCCACTG GCACGGTGTGAGGCAGATGCGGACGGGGTGGTCGGACGGGCCGGAGTTCGTGACGCAGTGCCCGATCCGGCCGGGGGGCAGCTACATGTACCGCTTCACGGTGGCCGGGCAGGAGGGCACGCTGTGGTGGCACGCGCACAGCTCCTGGCTCCGGGCCACCGTCTACGGCGCGCTCATCGTCCGCCCGCGCGACCCCGTCCCCTACCCCTTCGACTTCCACGGCGAGCTCGCCCCCATCATGCTCG GCGAGTGGTGGGACATGAACCCCATCGACGTCATCCGCACCGCCACGCGCACCGGTGCAGCTCCCAACGTCTCCGACGCCATCACCGTCAACGGCCAACCCGGCGACCTCTACAACTGCTCCTCCCAAGACACGGCCGTGTTCCCGGTCAAGTCCGGCGAGACCAACCTATTGCGCTTCATCAACGCGGCCCTCAACACCGAGCTCTTCGTCTCCCTCGCCGGCCACACCATGACCGTCGTGGGCGCCGACGCCTCCTACCTCAAGCCGTACAACGCCACCGTCATCGTGCTCGGGCCTGGCCAGACCACGGACGTCCTCGTCACTTTCGACCAGCCGCCGGGCCGGTACTACCTCGCCGCCCGCGCCTACGCCAGCGCGCAGGGCGTGCCCTTCGacaacaccaccaccaccgccatcTTTGACTACGGCGCCGGTGGCACGGCGAGCCCGGCGATGCCGACCCTCCCGGCGTACAATGACACAGCCACGGTGACCACGTTCACGACGAGCCTGCGCAACCTCCACTCGGTGGGCCTCCCCTCGGCGGTCGACGAGGACCTTTTCTTCACCGTCGGCGTCGGCCTCTTCAACTGCTCCAGCGGACAGAACTGCGGCGGCCCCAACAACACGCGGTTCGCGGCGAGCATCAACAACGCCTCCTTTGTGCTCCCCTCCACCGTCTCCATCCTCCAGGCACACTACCAGGGCGATGCCGCCGCCACCGGCGTCTTCACCACCGACTTCCCCGCCAACCCGCCGGTGCAGTTCGACTACACGGCGCAGAATGTGAGCCGCGCGCTCTGGCAGCCTGTGCCAGGCACCAAGGTGTACAAGCTCAAGTACGGCTCCGTGGTGCAGATCGTGCTCCAGGGCACCAACATCTTCGCCGGGGAGAACCACCCTATCCACACCCATGGCTACGACTTCTTCATCCTCGCTGAGGGCTTCGGAAACTTCGATGCCGCTACCGACACCGCAAAGTTCAACCTCGACGACCCGCCAATGAGGAACACGGTGGGCGTCCCGGTGAATGGGTGGGCTGTCATCCGGTTTGTCGCCGATAACCCCGGGGTGTGGCTGATGCACTGCCATCTGGATGTGCACATCACCTGGGGCCTCGCCATGGCCTTCCTGGTCGAGGATGGGGTAGGAGAGCTGCAGTCCCTTGGGGCACCCCCACCAGACCTGCCAATTTGCTGA